CCATGCACGACGCCCATCCAAACGTAATATCCACATGGCCGCTAACATGGGCCATATGGTCAAACGGGCCGGCAGCCAATTGGCGAGATCGTCCAGCCGGGCGGAAGCCCATCCCAAATACAGATACCGCTCATCCCGATACCCGACCATGGCGTCCAGCGTGTTGACCGCCCGATACGCCATCGCCAGCGGGGCACCGCCGATCGCCGCAAAAAACAACGGCGCCGTCACCGCATCCACGATATTTTCGGCGATCGTCTCCACCGCCCCGCGCACGATTTCCCTATCATCCAACCGCTCGGTATCCCTGCCCACCACCATGGATAACGCACGCCTTGATTCTGTCAGATCCCCTTTGACCAGCGGTGACCAGATCGACCTGCCCGCGTCCGCCAATCCTTTCGTGGCGATGGTGATGGCGACGAGTACCGTTTCCACTCCCCACCCCAACCATGGGTGGACGGCATTAGCCAATTTTACCAACAACCCTGTGACGGCAAACGCTCCTCCCGCCACCACA
This DNA window, taken from Polycladomyces subterraneus, encodes the following:
- the cbiB gene encoding adenosylcobinamide-phosphate synthase CbiB, which encodes MMTAWMLLVAYILDRLIGDPRCLPHPVIGMGKAIAATEKQLRRIMGRWKERGTLTPMRTRLLGIVLPVVVAGGAFAVTGLLVKLANAVHPWLGWGVETVLVAITIATKGLADAGRSIWSPLVKGDLTESRRALSMVVGRDTERLDDREIVRGAVETIAENIVDAVTAPLFFAAIGGAPLAMAYRAVNTLDAMVGYRDERYLYLGWASARLDDLANWLPARLTIWPMLAAMWILRLDGRRAWQIIKRDAHLHPSPNSGIPEAAMAGGLHIRLGGTNWYRGVPSHRGHLGDPTETLHPRHICQSIRVLYWTTGLYVCMLALVIIGIDVATR